A DNA window from Sphingomonas profundi contains the following coding sequences:
- a CDS encoding VOC family protein, with translation MPPATDRFQPPHAIRAAFAAAMSLMYAQEVPQYRALTDLVAAVNRRVLAGDPALAERMARSGETARLAGERHGAIRVGTADELATIARAFAVMGMAPVGYYDLAPAGVPVHATAFRAVEETALTVSPFRVFTSLLRLELIADPALRAEAAAILARRRIVTPAALALIARAEREGGLSEVDAAAFVAALLETFRWHAHATVPRDTYRRLLAAHRLVADVVSFKGPHINHLTPRVLDIDAVQAEMPARGMAAKQTIEGPPKRRCPVLLRQTSFTALEERIAFTDDAADAAGSHTARFGEVEQRGVALTAAGQARYDAWIGNGGALDLPDDWAALRRQGLAFFRYRAADGAAAAAADAGLEDLVAHGQILCDPIVYEDFLPVSAAGIFQSNLGADRRVDYTAAADRAAFEQALGRAVEDPLALCAAAQRASLDAVGRVLGRTLSA, from the coding sequence ATGCCGCCTGCCACCGACCGCTTCCAGCCGCCGCACGCGATCCGCGCCGCCTTCGCCGCCGCGATGTCGCTGATGTACGCGCAGGAGGTGCCGCAGTATCGCGCGCTCACCGATCTCGTCGCGGCGGTGAACCGGCGGGTGCTGGCGGGCGACCCGGCGCTGGCGGAGCGCATGGCCCGATCGGGCGAGACGGCGCGGCTGGCGGGCGAGCGGCACGGCGCCATCCGCGTCGGCACGGCGGACGAGCTCGCCACCATCGCGCGCGCCTTTGCCGTGATGGGGATGGCGCCGGTCGGCTACTACGATCTCGCGCCGGCCGGCGTGCCGGTCCACGCCACGGCGTTCCGCGCGGTGGAGGAGACGGCGCTGACCGTCAGCCCATTCCGCGTGTTCACCTCGCTGCTGCGGCTGGAGCTGATCGCGGACCCGGCGCTGCGGGCGGAGGCGGCGGCGATCCTGGCACGCCGCCGCATCGTCACGCCGGCGGCGCTCGCCCTGATCGCGCGGGCCGAGCGCGAGGGCGGCCTGAGCGAGGTCGACGCGGCGGCGTTCGTGGCGGCGCTGCTGGAGACGTTCCGCTGGCACGCCCACGCCACCGTGCCGCGCGACACCTACCGCCGCCTGCTCGCCGCGCATCGGCTGGTGGCCGACGTGGTGAGCTTCAAGGGGCCGCACATCAACCATCTGACGCCGCGCGTGCTGGATATCGATGCGGTGCAGGCGGAGATGCCGGCGCGCGGCATGGCCGCCAAGCAGACGATCGAGGGGCCGCCCAAGCGCCGCTGCCCGGTGCTGCTGCGCCAGACGAGCTTCACCGCGCTGGAGGAGCGCATCGCCTTCACCGACGACGCGGCGGACGCCGCCGGCAGCCACACCGCCCGCTTCGGCGAGGTGGAGCAGCGCGGCGTGGCGCTGACCGCCGCCGGCCAGGCGCGCTACGATGCGTGGATCGGCAACGGCGGCGCGCTGGACCTGCCGGACGACTGGGCGGCGCTGCGGCGGCAGGGCCTCGCCTTCTTCCGCTACCGCGCGGCCGACGGCGCAGCAGCGGCGGCGGCGGACGCCGGGTTGGAGGATCTGGTCGCGCACGGCCAGATCCTGTGCGATCCGATCGTCTACGAGGATTTCCTGCCGGTGAGCGCGGCCGGCATCTTCCAGTCCAATCTCGGCGCGGACCGGCGCGTCGACTACACCGCCGCCGCCGATCGCGCGGCCTTCGAGCAGGCGCTCGGCCGCGCCGTGGAGGATCCGCTGGCGCTGTGCGCCGCAGCCCAGCGCGCGTCGCTGGACGCGGTCGGGCGCGTTCTCGGCCGCACCCTTTCCGCATGA
- a CDS encoding beta-propeller fold lactonase family protein yields MTHGATARTMLALSAALAALTGCGREPKAATPAGYMVYATNERSGDVTIIDGATRKVVATVPVGKRPRGIRLSPDGTTLVIALSGSPIAGPSVDESRLPPPDKSADGIALFDVASRKVVRVVRGVSDPEQAVISADGRIFVASEDSGRAIVLDAKTGRTLAAIAVGGEPEGVAIGADGTRAWFTSESDGAVTVVDTATLKPLATIPAGQRPRNVAFSPDGATAWVAGEADGLLSAIDTRTLRVSRSKVLAGNGVKPMGIAPSPDGARLYISTGRGGTVLAVDSATLAVAGTAPAGKRPWGIAASPDGRLLYTANGPSNDVSVIDSRTMRAAATIPAGAGPWGIAVAPAR; encoded by the coding sequence ATGACGCACGGTGCCACGGCCAGGACGATGCTCGCGCTGTCTGCGGCGCTCGCCGCCCTGACGGGATGCGGGCGCGAGCCGAAGGCGGCGACGCCCGCCGGCTACATGGTCTATGCCACCAACGAGCGATCGGGCGACGTGACGATCATCGACGGCGCCACGCGCAAGGTGGTCGCCACGGTGCCGGTGGGCAAGCGGCCGCGCGGCATCCGCCTGTCGCCGGACGGGACGACGCTGGTGATCGCGCTCAGCGGCTCGCCCATCGCCGGGCCGAGCGTCGACGAGAGCAGACTGCCGCCGCCGGACAAGAGCGCGGACGGCATCGCCCTGTTCGACGTCGCCAGCCGCAAGGTGGTGCGCGTGGTGCGCGGCGTCTCCGATCCGGAACAGGCGGTGATCTCGGCCGACGGACGCATCTTCGTCGCCAGCGAGGATAGCGGCCGGGCGATCGTGCTCGATGCGAAGACGGGCCGCACGCTCGCCGCGATCGCCGTGGGCGGCGAGCCGGAGGGCGTGGCGATCGGCGCCGACGGCACCCGCGCCTGGTTCACCTCCGAGAGCGACGGCGCGGTCACGGTGGTGGACACCGCCACCCTGAAGCCGCTGGCGACGATCCCGGCCGGGCAGCGGCCGCGCAACGTGGCCTTCTCGCCGGACGGGGCGACGGCCTGGGTCGCCGGCGAGGCGGACGGGCTGCTGAGCGCGATCGACACGCGCACGCTGCGCGTCTCGCGATCGAAGGTGCTGGCGGGGAACGGCGTGAAGCCGATGGGCATCGCACCCTCGCCGGACGGCGCCCGGCTCTACATCTCCACCGGCCGCGGCGGCACGGTGCTGGCGGTTGACAGCGCCACGCTGGCGGTGGCCGGCACGGCGCCGGCGGGCAAGCGGCCGTGGGGCATCGCGGCGAGCCCCGACGGGCGGCTGCTCTACACCGCCAACGGCCCCTCGAACGACGTGAGCGTCATCGACAGCAGGACGATGCGGGCGGCCGCGACGATCCCGGCGGGCGCCGGCCCATGGGGGATCGCGGTGGCGCCGGCGCGATGA
- a CDS encoding DeoR/GlpR family DNA-binding transcription regulator produces MAESGAEAVAARQRRILELARGTGSVTVDDLAARLAVTPQTIRKDLNVLARRSMLSRVHGGAVVTSGVDNIAYDMRRTVATGAKAAIGAAAAALIPDGASLFVNIGTTTEAVASHLLRHRDLMVISNNLNVIDMLNGAPAIQTVVVGGQVRLADRAVVGALAMQFIASFKVDFALIGASAIDGDGSLLDFAVDEVQVSQTILRNARQVILVADGSKVGRSAPVRIARLDAIDYFVTDRLEDAALRDACARHDVRVVETG; encoded by the coding sequence ATGGCGGAGAGCGGGGCGGAGGCGGTGGCCGCGCGCCAGCGACGCATCCTGGAACTCGCCCGCGGCACCGGCAGCGTCACGGTGGACGATCTGGCCGCCCGCCTGGCGGTGACGCCGCAGACGATCCGCAAGGATCTGAACGTGCTCGCGCGCCGGTCGATGCTGTCGCGCGTGCATGGCGGAGCCGTCGTCACCTCCGGCGTGGACAATATCGCCTACGACATGCGGCGCACGGTGGCGACCGGCGCCAAGGCCGCGATCGGCGCGGCGGCGGCGGCGCTGATCCCGGATGGCGCATCGCTGTTCGTCAACATCGGCACGACGACGGAGGCGGTGGCCAGCCACCTGCTGCGTCACCGCGACCTGATGGTGATCTCGAACAACCTCAACGTGATCGATATGCTGAACGGTGCGCCCGCGATCCAGACGGTCGTGGTCGGCGGGCAGGTGCGGCTGGCCGATCGCGCGGTGGTGGGGGCGCTGGCGATGCAGTTCATCGCCAGCTTCAAGGTGGATTTCGCGCTGATCGGCGCCTCGGCGATCGACGGCGACGGCAGCCTGCTGGATTTCGCGGTGGACGAGGTGCAGGTCTCCCAGACGATCCTGCGCAACGCGCGGCAGGTGATCCTGGTGGCGGACGGTTCCAAGGTGGGCCGCTCGGCGCCGGTGCGGATCGCCCGGCTGGACGCGATCGACTATTTCGTCACCGACCGGCTGGAGGACGCGGCCCTGCGCGACGCCTGCGCGCGGCACGACGTGCGCGTGGTGGAGACGGGATGA
- a CDS encoding glycerol-3-phosphate dehydrogenase — protein sequence MSQSPPPVRHDVDLLIVGGGINGAGIARDAAGRGLSVALVEQDDLASHTSSASTKLIHGGLRYLEYGEFRLVREALIERERLWRMAPHIIWPLRFVLPQTNAPRPAWLVRLGLFIYDHLGGRKALPATRTVSLDRDPLGAGLKPGKAKAFVYSDCWVEDSRLVVLNARDAADRGAAVMTHTRLVEARRQGQGWIATIADAAGTRTISARGIVNAAGPWVADVIGRASEAARDKGAPRDKGAARDGGVRLVKGSHIVVPRLYEGDHAFLLQNPDRRVVFAIPYQGRFTLVGTTDLPWEGAPGRATIDEGEIAYLCETATRYFTRPTTPADIVWTYSGIRPLYDDQAANASAVTRDYVLDLDGGEDRAPLLSIFGGKITTYRKLAEHALRQLAPFFPQAGPAWTAGAVLPGGDMPDADFDAWLAGLAGRHPGLPETLLRRLARAYGTASEALLGTARTVDDLGRHFGADLYAREIDYLVEREWASSAEDILFRRSKLGLHVPAGAAAAVDAYLAGRPAATGRPALSIVS from the coding sequence ATGAGCCAGTCCCCCCCGCCCGTGCGGCACGATGTCGACCTGCTGATCGTCGGCGGCGGCATCAACGGCGCCGGCATCGCCCGCGACGCGGCGGGCCGCGGCCTCTCGGTCGCCCTCGTCGAGCAGGACGATCTCGCCAGCCACACCTCGTCGGCCTCCACCAAGCTGATCCACGGCGGCCTGCGCTACCTGGAATATGGCGAGTTCCGCCTGGTGCGGGAGGCGCTGATCGAGCGGGAGCGGCTGTGGCGCATGGCGCCGCACATCATCTGGCCGCTGCGCTTCGTGCTGCCGCAGACGAACGCGCCGCGCCCGGCCTGGCTCGTGCGGCTCGGCCTGTTCATCTACGATCATCTCGGCGGACGGAAGGCGCTGCCGGCCACCCGCACCGTGTCGCTCGATCGCGACCCGCTGGGTGCGGGGCTGAAGCCGGGCAAGGCCAAGGCGTTCGTCTATTCGGACTGCTGGGTGGAGGACAGCCGGCTGGTGGTGCTGAACGCCCGCGACGCGGCCGATCGCGGCGCGGCGGTGATGACGCACACCCGGCTGGTGGAGGCGCGCCGGCAGGGGCAGGGATGGATCGCGACGATCGCCGATGCCGCCGGCACCCGCACGATCAGCGCGCGCGGCATCGTCAACGCCGCCGGGCCGTGGGTGGCGGACGTGATCGGCCGGGCGAGCGAGGCGGCGCGCGACAAGGGGGCGCCGCGTGACAAGGGGGCGGCGCGCGACGGGGGCGTGCGGCTGGTGAAGGGCAGCCACATCGTCGTGCCGCGCCTGTACGAGGGCGATCACGCCTTCCTGCTGCAGAATCCGGACAGGCGCGTGGTGTTCGCCATCCCCTATCAGGGCCGCTTCACCCTCGTCGGCACCACCGACCTGCCGTGGGAAGGCGCGCCCGGCCGCGCGACGATCGACGAGGGCGAGATCGCCTATCTGTGCGAGACGGCGACGCGCTACTTCACCCGGCCGACCACGCCGGCCGACATCGTCTGGACCTATTCCGGCATCCGCCCGCTCTACGACGACCAGGCGGCCAACGCCTCGGCCGTGACGCGCGACTATGTGCTGGATCTCGACGGCGGCGAGGATCGCGCGCCGCTGCTCAGCATCTTCGGCGGCAAGATCACCACCTATCGCAAGCTGGCCGAACATGCGCTGCGGCAGCTGGCGCCCTTCTTCCCGCAGGCCGGGCCGGCGTGGACGGCGGGCGCGGTGCTGCCGGGCGGCGACATGCCGGACGCCGATTTCGACGCCTGGCTCGCAGGGCTCGCCGGCCGCCATCCGGGCCTGCCGGAGACGCTGCTGCGGCGCCTCGCCCGCGCCTATGGCACCGCCAGCGAGGCGCTGCTCGGCACGGCGCGCACGGTGGACGATCTCGGCCGCCACTTCGGCGCCGACCTGTACGCGCGCGAGATCGACTATCTGGTGGAGCGGGAGTGGGCCTCCTCGGCGGAGGACATCCTGTTCCGCCGCAGCAAGCTGGGCCTGCACGTGCCCGCCGGCGCGGCGGCGGCGGTGGACGCCTATCTGGCCGGCCGGCCCGCCGCCACGGGCCGCCCTGCTTTGTCGATCGTCTCCTGA
- the glpK gene encoding glycerol kinase GlpK: MAEPTHILAIDQGTTSTRAIVFDHAARPVAVAQAEFAQHYPRPGWVEHDPEDIWRDTLATAREAIATSGVGAAGIAGIGITNQRETVVVWDRATGAAIHPAIVWQDRRTASVCARLKADGHEAMVREKTGLLLDPYFSATKLAWILDAVPGARDRAERGELAFGTIDSFLLWRLTGGAVHATDVTNASRTLLFDIHAQQWDEALCRLFGIPAALLPAVHDNSHLFGTTADGLFDAAIPVAGMVGDQQAALFGQACFTAGMAKSTYGTGCFVLLNTGEAPVASAHRLLTTPAYRLNGRMTYALEGSIFAAGAAVKWLRDGIGVITHARETNDMATQVPDSHGVYMVPAFVGLGAPHWDPDARGAIFGLTFGATQAHLARAALEAVGYQTLDLADAMIADGAEAFATMRVDGGMAANDWLCQFLADLLGVAVERPVHLETTALGAAFHAGLAVGLWPDLDALAKTWARGDCFEPQMDAARRDTLIAGWQDAVAKTLTGAAAGAAAETSPHR; the protein is encoded by the coding sequence ATGGCCGAGCCCACCCACATCCTCGCGATCGATCAGGGGACAACCTCCACGCGGGCGATCGTCTTCGATCACGCGGCGAGGCCCGTCGCCGTGGCGCAGGCCGAGTTCGCCCAGCATTATCCCCGCCCCGGCTGGGTGGAACATGATCCGGAGGATATCTGGCGCGACACGCTGGCGACCGCGCGCGAGGCGATCGCGACAAGCGGCGTCGGCGCGGCCGGCATCGCCGGCATCGGCATCACCAACCAGCGCGAGACGGTGGTGGTGTGGGATCGCGCGACCGGCGCCGCGATCCACCCGGCGATCGTCTGGCAGGATCGGCGGACCGCCTCCGTTTGCGCCCGGCTGAAGGCGGACGGGCACGAGGCCATGGTGCGCGAGAAGACCGGCCTGCTCCTCGATCCCTATTTCTCCGCGACGAAGCTCGCCTGGATCCTGGATGCGGTGCCCGGCGCGCGCGACCGCGCCGAACGCGGCGAGCTGGCCTTCGGCACGATCGACAGCTTCCTGCTGTGGCGCCTCACCGGCGGCGCCGTGCACGCGACGGACGTCACCAACGCCAGCCGCACCCTGCTGTTCGACATCCACGCGCAGCAATGGGACGAGGCGCTGTGCCGCCTGTTCGGCATACCCGCCGCGCTGCTGCCGGCGGTGCACGACAACAGCCACCTGTTCGGCACCACGGCGGACGGGCTGTTCGACGCCGCGATACCCGTTGCCGGCATGGTCGGCGATCAGCAGGCGGCGCTGTTCGGCCAGGCGTGCTTCACCGCCGGCATGGCCAAATCGACCTACGGCACCGGCTGCTTCGTGCTGCTGAACACCGGCGAGGCGCCGGTGGCATCGGCCCACCGCCTGCTCACCACGCCGGCCTACCGGCTGAACGGGCGCATGACCTACGCGCTGGAGGGATCGATCTTCGCCGCCGGCGCCGCCGTGAAGTGGCTGCGCGACGGCATCGGCGTGATCACCCACGCGCGCGAGACGAACGACATGGCGACGCAGGTGCCGGACAGCCACGGCGTCTACATGGTGCCCGCCTTCGTCGGGCTGGGCGCGCCGCACTGGGATCCGGATGCGCGCGGCGCCATCTTCGGCCTCACCTTCGGCGCGACACAGGCGCATCTGGCGCGCGCGGCGCTGGAGGCGGTGGGCTATCAGACGCTCGATCTCGCCGATGCGATGATCGCCGACGGGGCGGAGGCGTTCGCCACGATGCGGGTGGATGGCGGCATGGCCGCGAACGACTGGCTGTGCCAGTTCCTCGCCGACCTGCTCGGCGTGGCAGTGGAGCGGCCGGTGCACCTGGAGACGACGGCGCTGGGCGCCGCCTTCCACGCGGGCCTGGCCGTCGGCCTGTGGCCCGATCTGGACGCGCTGGCGAAGACCTGGGCGCGCGGCGACTGCTTCGAGCCGCAGATGGACGCCGCGCGGCGCGACACGCTGATCGCCGGCTGGCAGGACGCCGTCGCGAAGACGCTGACGGGTGCGGCGGCGGGGGCTGCGGCGGAGACTTCGCCGCACCGTTGA
- a CDS encoding LysR family transcriptional regulator, translating into MNIPGTPTLDQLRLFLAIVDCGSFAAAGRRLNRAVSVVSYGIANLEAQLGVPLFDRAGTRRPTLTEAGRAVLAEARAVAQGVDGLRATVKGLLDGLEAEVNLAVDVMLPAPRLGRVLRDFAAAFPTVTLRLHVEALGAVTALVLDGKAVIGISGPLAIGTAEIEAVAAGLVAMVPVAAPDHPLARMAPIAPGATRDHVQLVLTDRSPLTTGRDFSVMSPRTWRLADLGAKHALLREGIGWGNMPLGLIEPDLVAGTLVRLELPEQTGGLYRFSGIWRRDVPPGPAAGWLLRQFIERGRQDGDTPGMADV; encoded by the coding sequence ATGAACATACCGGGCACGCCGACGCTCGATCAGCTGCGCCTGTTCCTGGCGATCGTCGATTGCGGCAGCTTCGCGGCCGCCGGGCGGCGGCTGAACCGCGCCGTCTCCGTCGTCAGCTACGGCATCGCCAATCTGGAAGCGCAGCTCGGCGTGCCGCTGTTCGATCGCGCCGGCACGCGCCGGCCGACCCTGACGGAGGCCGGGCGCGCGGTGCTGGCGGAGGCGCGCGCCGTGGCGCAGGGCGTCGATGGCCTCCGCGCCACGGTGAAGGGGCTGCTGGACGGGCTGGAGGCGGAGGTGAACCTGGCGGTGGACGTGATGCTGCCGGCGCCCCGGCTGGGGCGGGTGCTGCGCGATTTCGCCGCCGCCTTTCCCACCGTCACCTTGCGCCTGCACGTCGAGGCGCTGGGCGCGGTGACGGCGCTGGTGCTGGACGGCAAGGCGGTTATCGGCATCTCCGGCCCGCTGGCGATCGGCACGGCGGAGATCGAGGCGGTGGCGGCCGGGCTGGTGGCGATGGTGCCGGTGGCGGCGCCCGATCATCCGCTCGCCCGCATGGCGCCGATCGCTCCGGGCGCGACGCGCGACCATGTCCAGCTGGTGCTGACCGATCGCTCGCCGCTGACGACGGGCCGCGACTTCTCGGTGATGAGCCCGCGCACCTGGCGGCTGGCCGATCTCGGCGCCAAGCATGCGCTGCTGCGCGAGGGGATCGGCTGGGGCAACATGCCGCTGGGCCTGATCGAGCCGGATCTAGTCGCCGGCACGCTCGTGCGGCTGGAGCTGCCGGAGCAGACGGGCGGCCTCTACCGCTTCTCCGGCATATGGCGGCGGGACGTGCCGCCGGGGCCGGCGGCGGGCTGGCTGCTGCGCCAGTTCATCGAACGCGGCCGGCAGGATGGCGACACGCCCGGCATGGCAGATGTATGA
- a CDS encoding EAL domain-containing protein, whose translation MPASPPPRRTGSTRLNARLLALAIGVACVLSMLMLLDPIETGIRVLRDKIRSHPASGSVVVVALDDRSLAEIGEAPWPHAAVATMLTRLTAAGARRVEIDLDLSAGRSAGDASLPVAMRAAQGRVILPARFAVDHVTGQPSYMRPPASLARFATIANTNIWVQRGGNVWYMPYAVSSQGAVLPSLAALLGGVAGQPGDLYPIDYAIDLRSIPVISAADIVAGRWRPADVAGKDVLIGQTSSASQRYFAPGYGLAPGIFVHAVAIETLRGGRPVALGWPWTIAFAALVAGLFLFARHRAAARTVLAAGALMLLIVPIVLERFHIFTAITPGLSLLAIVAGARLWTNFRRSYQARGTTNPISGLPNLQALRQAAIVSTNTVVMARILNFAEALTALPPDSERDMVNQIVKRLGFGAGGATIYHSDDGIFLWLDDGSDTEGLSDQLGALHALFRSPVIVADRLVDLSISFGLDNDRSRTVMQRVSSALVAADRAASEGQRWMTYDPAALEDAEWRMSLLARLDQAIDNGEIWLAYQPKIALDTGRIVGVEALARWTHPDKGDIPPIQFIAAAERSGRIDRLTAHVLDTAVATAAMINRTYRGFSVAVNLSPRLLDRPDLAAMVEEVLARHRLPGHLLCLEVTETMAMVDQEKALLNLKSLSALGVQLSIDDYGTGFSTLEYLRMIPAGEIKIDRSFISMLEKSQSDRIMVHSTIQLAHSLGRKVVAEGVETAATLNELKLMQCDYVQGYFTGRPNPLPVLVDLLRNRRMEQAA comes from the coding sequence ATGCCAGCATCCCCGCCCCCCCGCCGGACCGGTTCCACCAGGCTGAATGCGCGGCTTCTCGCGCTGGCGATCGGCGTCGCCTGCGTCCTCAGCATGCTGATGCTGCTCGATCCGATCGAGACCGGCATCCGCGTGCTGCGCGACAAGATCCGCAGCCACCCGGCCAGCGGTTCGGTGGTCGTCGTCGCGCTGGACGATCGCAGCCTGGCCGAGATCGGCGAGGCGCCGTGGCCGCACGCCGCCGTGGCGACGATGCTCACCCGCCTGACCGCGGCGGGCGCCCGGCGGGTGGAGATCGACCTCGATCTCTCGGCCGGCCGGTCCGCCGGCGACGCCAGCCTGCCGGTGGCGATGCGGGCCGCACAAGGCAGGGTGATCCTGCCGGCGCGATTCGCCGTCGATCACGTCACCGGCCAGCCGTCGTACATGCGTCCGCCGGCATCGCTGGCGCGATTCGCCACCATCGCCAACACCAACATCTGGGTGCAGCGCGGCGGCAACGTCTGGTACATGCCCTATGCCGTTTCGAGCCAAGGGGCGGTGCTGCCCTCGCTCGCCGCGCTGCTCGGCGGCGTGGCCGGCCAGCCCGGCGATCTCTACCCGATCGACTATGCGATCGACCTGCGATCGATCCCGGTGATCAGCGCCGCCGACATCGTCGCGGGTCGCTGGCGACCGGCCGATGTTGCCGGCAAGGACGTGCTGATCGGCCAGACCTCGTCGGCCAGCCAGCGTTACTTCGCCCCCGGCTACGGTCTCGCGCCGGGCATCTTCGTGCATGCGGTGGCGATCGAGACGCTGCGCGGCGGCCGGCCGGTTGCGCTCGGCTGGCCGTGGACGATCGCCTTCGCCGCGCTGGTGGCCGGCCTGTTCCTGTTCGCCCGCCACCGGGCCGCCGCGCGCACCGTGCTGGCGGCGGGGGCGCTTATGCTGCTGATCGTGCCGATCGTGCTGGAACGGTTCCACATCTTCACCGCGATCACGCCCGGCCTCTCGCTGCTGGCCATCGTCGCCGGCGCGCGGCTGTGGACGAACTTCCGCCGATCGTACCAGGCGCGCGGCACGACGAACCCGATCTCCGGCCTGCCCAACCTGCAGGCGCTGCGGCAGGCGGCGATCGTCTCCACCAACACGGTCGTCATGGCGCGCATCCTGAACTTCGCCGAGGCGCTGACCGCGCTGCCGCCCGATTCGGAGCGGGACATGGTGAACCAGATCGTCAAGCGGCTGGGCTTCGGCGCGGGTGGAGCCACCATCTACCATTCGGACGACGGCATCTTCCTGTGGCTGGACGACGGTAGCGACACCGAGGGCCTGTCCGATCAGCTCGGCGCGCTGCACGCCCTGTTCCGCAGCCCGGTGATCGTCGCCGACCGGCTCGTCGATCTCTCGATCAGCTTCGGCCTGGACAATGATCGCTCCCGCACGGTGATGCAGCGCGTCTCCTCCGCGCTGGTCGCGGCGGACCGGGCGGCGAGCGAGGGGCAGCGCTGGATGACCTACGATCCGGCGGCGCTGGAGGATGCCGAGTGGCGCATGTCGCTGCTCGCCCGGCTGGATCAGGCGATCGACAATGGCGAGATCTGGCTCGCCTACCAGCCGAAGATCGCGCTCGATACCGGGCGCATCGTCGGCGTCGAGGCGCTGGCGCGGTGGACCCATCCGGACAAGGGCGACATCCCGCCGATCCAGTTCATCGCCGCGGCCGAGCGCAGCGGCCGTATCGACAGGCTGACGGCGCACGTGCTGGATACGGCCGTGGCCACGGCGGCGATGATAAACCGCACCTACCGGGGCTTCAGCGTCGCCGTGAACCTCTCGCCGCGCCTGCTCGACCGGCCGGATCTGGCCGCGATGGTGGAAGAGGTGCTCGCCCGCCACCGGCTGCCCGGCCATCTGCTGTGTCTGGAAGTCACCGAGACGATGGCGATGGTCGATCAGGAGAAGGCGCTGCTCAACCTGAAGTCGCTGAGCGCGCTGGGCGTGCAGCTTTCGATCGACGATTACGGCACCGGCTTCTCGACGCTCGAATATCTGCGCATGATCCCGGCCGGTGAAATCAAGATCGATCGCAGTTTCATCAGCATGCTGGAGAAATCGCAGAGCGACCGGATCATGGTCCATTCCACGATCCAGCTCGCCCACTCGCTCGGCCGCAAGGTGGTGGCGGAGGGTGTCGAGACGGCGGCCACGCTGAACGAATTGAAGCTGATGCAGTGCGATTACGTGCAGGGCTACTTCACCGGCCGGCCCAACCCGCTGCCGGTACTGGTAGATCTGCTGCGGAACCGCCGGATGGAGCAGGCGGCATGA
- a CDS encoding cell wall hydrolase translates to MPAHSRITRLAPGSWRSALAGAILLLCGLALLLAAIGTLRPTGRAERRPPPVSANAPAPAGPLPAVEPLIVREMTPDAARRINAAVPFVAGPVPPAPPFRFTGDPAERERALACLASALWYEAGNDPVGQQAVAQVVLNRLRHPAYPKSICGVVFQGAERRTGCQFTFTCDGALARRPAPPAWQAARGVAAKALDGFVYKPVGTATHYHTDWVVPYWSATLDKIAQVHTHLFFRWRGGWGRPAALVRAYQGPEPLDPRIAWAADPALAPPGAPAAPGALAAFAALPPERETLFIPGLPTAALKGAIVRLMDAERAEYGLQLDPAAFPGSYAIVALAICRDKPACTVTGWTRPDRIPHALPVPMPAMRAAAFLYRKTASGREDAYWNCRQFTRDNREQCLPGTEPETTAPTSTPATPPVG, encoded by the coding sequence TTGCCAGCCCATTCCCGCATCACGCGCCTGGCGCCGGGCTCATGGCGTTCCGCCCTGGCCGGCGCGATCCTGCTGCTGTGCGGCCTCGCCTTGCTGCTGGCGGCGATCGGCACCCTCCGCCCGACCGGTCGAGCCGAGCGCCGGCCGCCGCCGGTTAGCGCGAATGCCCCCGCCCCGGCCGGGCCGCTGCCCGCCGTCGAGCCGCTGATCGTGCGCGAGATGACGCCGGATGCCGCGCGACGGATCAACGCCGCCGTGCCGTTCGTCGCCGGCCCGGTGCCGCCCGCGCCCCCGTTCCGCTTCACGGGCGACCCGGCCGAGCGCGAGCGCGCGCTCGCCTGCCTCGCCAGCGCCCTGTGGTACGAGGCCGGCAACGATCCGGTCGGCCAGCAGGCGGTGGCGCAGGTGGTGCTGAACCGGCTGCGCCACCCGGCCTATCCCAAATCGATCTGCGGCGTGGTGTTCCAGGGGGCGGAGCGGCGCACCGGCTGCCAGTTCACCTTCACCTGCGATGGCGCGCTCGCCCGCCGGCCGGCGCCACCGGCGTGGCAGGCGGCGCGCGGCGTGGCGGCCAAGGCGCTGGACGGCTTCGTCTACAAGCCGGTGGGCACGGCGACGCACTACCATACCGACTGGGTGGTGCCGTACTGGAGCGCGACGCTGGACAAGATCGCGCAGGTCCACACCCACCTGTTCTTCCGCTGGCGCGGCGGGTGGGGCCGGCCCGCCGCCCTCGTCCGCGCCTATCAGGGTCCGGAACCGCTCGATCCGCGCATCGCCTGGGCGGCCGATCCGGCACTGGCGCCGCCCGGCGCGCCGGCGGCACCCGGCGCGCTCGCCGCCTTCGCCGCGCTGCCGCCGGAGCGCGAGACCCTGTTCATCCCCGGTTTGCCGACGGCGGCGCTGAAGGGCGCGATCGTGCGGCTGATGGACGCCGAGCGGGCTGAATACGGCCTCCAGCTCGATCCCGCCGCCTTTCCCGGCAGCTATGCGATCGTGGCGCTGGCGATCTGCCGGGACAAGCCGGCCTGCACGGTAACGGGCTGGACGCGGCCCGATCGCATCCCGCACGCGCTGCCGGTGCCGATGCCGGCGATGCGCGCCGCCGCCTTCCTCTACCGGAAGACGGCGAGCGGGCGCGAGGACGCCTATTGGAACTGCCGCCAGTTCACCCGCGATAACCGGGAGCAGTGCCTGCCCGGCACGGAGCCGGAGACCACCGCGCCGACATCCACCCCGGCCACCCCGCCAGTCGGCTGA